In the Streptomyces sp. 3214.6 genome, CGGCACGAACGGTACGGACGGCAGATCGAGATCAGCGCGTTACCTTCCGTAGCCCACGTGGGGGGTGGGTCGTACACCTGCAGTCCTCGCTGACAGTGGACCCCGGTGGCGGGGGAGGATGATCGGATGCCTTCGGAGGGGAAGGCACTGGTGAGCGCCGCGGGTGGGGTGAGGGCCAGGAAACGTGGCTGGTCCCCGCGTGGTCGGTGCGCTGCTCTCGGGGACCGTTCGGTGGTACCGCTTGGGTAGCCTGCTGTCTCCTGGACCTCGGAACATGCACAAAGACGATGAGGTGGTGTGGCATGGGCTCGTCGTCATGGGGTGCCGAGCTACTGAGTGGGCTTAAGCCGTTGTCCCGGGTGGTGCTGTTCGTGTGCCTGTGCGCTCTCGCGCTGCCGTTGTGGTTCGCCGCGCAGAACACTTATCGGTTCATCGACGGGCACCGCACGAACACGGAAGGATACGTGCACTGCGAGTCGGGCGGCCCATGTCGCGGCGCGTGGCGTCTGCCTGCAGGGCAGCGTGGGACCGGTGAGATCCGCGGTCTCTCCTTCGCTGCCGATGAAGAGCTTCTGACGGACATACCGCTGTTCGCGGGCCAGGACTGGGCTGTCGCCGACCGCTGACCTGCGGAAACGTTCATTTTGTCCTGTCGGATCGTCAACTTCGCCTGAACGGACTGAATCCGCTGCTCGTGGGTTTGGGGTCTGACGGTGCTCGGGGAGCGCGAACTGCTCTGACCTGCGGCGGAGTAGGTGATCGAGGTTGTCGCTCGCCGTGCGGGCGACTGCCCTGAGGGTCTATGCCAAGATCCAGGGGCCGTACAGGGGCCGGGACGGCGCGGCCGTGTCCAGGCCGACGATGTCTCCAGGCCGATTTGTTGTTCCGTTTACGGGTTGCGTGGCACGTGCTGCTGTCCCCAGTGCGGGAGTCGAGCACTGGGCCGACAGCGGAGACAGTGCAATATCGGCACGACGGTGCGTGGGCGCGGTTAGGGCGACGGCGGCTGCCGTCTGCGCTGCGTAGGCGAAACATGGGTTGACGATCCGGTCCTAACGGATGGACCTTGCGCCGGCCGTGCCGGCGACCCGGTCGACGCAGAGACAGCCCTTGCCTTCGAGGCGTGTTGTCGAGCACGCAGGTGACTGCGGGAGCTGCAGCCATTCCCATTATGACGTCAGTGGTGTATGTTATCAGTGTAATAATTGCAGATGGGGGACGCCTGTATGGCTTGGAAGATTGTCGTGGTCGAGCCGGCTCTTTCGTGGCTTCACGGCCTGCGCCGCACTGACCGCGACACCCTGATTCAGGTCAGCCAGGCTGTCGCTGCCCTTCAGGAGGAAGGGCCCGCGCTGGGTCGGCCTCTGGTGGACACGATCAAGGGCTCGGTGCTGTCGAACCTCAAGGAGCTCCGCCCCGGGTCGGCAGGTGCCACGGAAGTGCGGTTGCTGTTCGTGTTCGACCCGGACTGTCAGGCCGTGATCCTGGTCGGCGGTGACAAGGCGGGCAACTGGTCCGGCTGGTACCGCGTCGCGGTGCCCCAGGCGGAGCAGGCGTATGCGGAGCATCTGAAGCGAATCGATGGAGAGGACGGGGCACGATGACTGATCACCTCAAGGACCCGCAGGCCGTCTCCTGGGGAGACCTGGCTGAGGATTTCGCCTTCACCGATGCTGAGAAGGATCAGATCCAGAAGGGGGCGCAGGCGATGGTCCTGGCTTCCCGTGTGCACCGCCTCGCCGAGTTGCGGAAGCGGCAGCACACCACGCAGGTCCAGGTCGCCGAAGCCATGGGTGTCACCCAGGCCCGCGTCTCCCGCATCGAGAAGGGCCAACTGGAGCGCAGCGAGGTCGACACTCTCGCCGCCTACGTCAAGGCGCTCGGCGGCAAGCTGAAGATCGTCGCTGACTTCGGTGATGAGACCTACGTCCTCGGCTGACCCGATCGGCAGGCTGTGACCCAGGTTTATGCGCAGTTCGGTGGACGAGCTCGCGTCTTGATGCCAGGGATGATGCTCCACCCCGAGACAAGGGGTGGAGCATCATCGCCTTGATCAGGGACTTCGCTGGGCGAAGATTCCCTCCTCTGGGCTGAACTGGGCAGAGTTGTCGCGAGCGCCCGTCTCGAACGAGCCAGCGGCCTTATTCCTCAGATCAGATCGCCACTACCGTGCCGGATGGCACGCGCCTACATGGCGAAGGTGCGCCGCAGGTTCGCGGCCGCCCGCTACCTGAGTCGGCTGTTGTTCGTGTCCGATGCGGGCGGGCGTCAGGACGCGGGGACGGACGCATCCTATTAGGTACCGGCGGTCGACCGGAGCAGGACGGCCCGCCGGAACCTGGGTTCGGGCGGGCCGTTGGCGAGGTCAGGGATCAGGGATCAGCACAGACAAGGATCCGTACCTCACCCCAGGCGCGAGACGTCCCTGTCCGTCAGCGCGCCCCAGTAGGCCTGTACCTCGTCCACGTCGCCATGCAGGTACTCGCCCCAGCCGTCATCGGACCTGGCCCGGCCGATTTGGAGGGCACCGGTGCTGTGCCAGCCGTTGGGGAGGCTCGCGGTCGCCTGGGCGTTGGTGTAGCCGTCGAGGTAGAGCCTGATCGTGTCGGTGGCGTCGTCGTAGACCACGGCGAGGCGATGGCCTTGGCCCTCGCCTCCGTCCGCGCCCACGATCTGGGACACCACCTTCTCGGGGGCTCCGGCCTCGTCCTTCTCCGGCATCACCAGTTGCCAGGTGTGCGTGGACGGCTCGTAGCGCACCTTGAAGGCGTCGGTGTGCTGGCCGGCCTGGGAGAGCACGGCCATCGGGTGGGCGGGCTCGGAGTCCGCGAGGCGAACCACGACGCCGAGAGTGAAACTGTCCCCGGTGTCCACGACGGGCCCGTCAGCAGCGGCGTACCCGCTCTCGCCGTCCAGCACCAGATGCCCGTCACCGACGAGTGGCGGCGGCACGTAGGTGCAGTCCGGGTCGATGTCCGGGATACAGGAACTGTCGGAGCCCCGGTAGATCGAAGCCCCCGCGCCGAGCCGCAGCGGCGAGCCGTCCGACTGCTCGGGGCTCACACCGTCCGTCGCGTTCTCCAGCGACCAGTGGCCGAGCAGCTTCGGCTTGCGGTATGCCAGTTCGGCTACCTCGTCCGGCACCACGACCCGGTCGTGAACCTGCACGTCACCGATGTCCCCGTGCCACTGGTCCTCATAGCCGGCAGCCCTGAGGGCGCGCCCGATCTGGAAAGCGCCGGCCGCCTCGGCGGAAGTCGCATTGGCCGCGGTGCCGGCCTCGTGGCCGTTGACGTACAGTCGCGCCTTTCCGGTCTCGGCGTCGTACAGCCCCAGCAGATGGGCCCACTCGCCGGTCTCGGGGGCGCCGCCGGACACCTGCGCGCCGCCGATCGCGAACGACCAGGCGGCCCCGGAGTCCTGGCGGCGCAGCCCCAGGTCGAAGCCGGGCGTGCCGTCGGCATCCTGGCTGACGACGGTCATGTTCCGGTCGGTTTCGGCGGGCCGTACCCACGCGCTCACCGCGAAGGTCTTACGGATGTCGGTCGCCGGGGCGTCCGGGGTGAGAAAGCCCTGGCCGCTGCCGTCGAGGCCGACCGTGGTGGTGGCCGTGGTGCCTGTGGGCGCCGGGCCGCCGAAGGTCACGCCGGTCCCGGCGCGGGCGGCGGTGCCGGTCTCGGCGGCGGCCGAGGTGGAGTCCGGGTCGTCGTCCAGCTTCCAGCGGGCGACGGGAGCACGGCCGGCCTTCACGTTGAAGTCGTAATCCGACTCCCCGCTGCTTCGGCCCGACCGGTCGATCGCGCGGACCGTCAGCGACTTGGATCCCGCGGAGAGCGGCAGGTACGGAATGGTCACGGCCGCGCCCGGCCGCTCCGCGGAGACGGTGCCGTAAGGGCCGCCCAGGAAGCCGTACGTGTATGACACCACGTCGTCGGAAGGCGAGTGCATGGTGAAGTGGCCGTAGACGCCCACTCCGTCCACCCAGAACACGTCCTCCGGGTTGGGGTATTCGGGAGAGGCGATCGTCGGCTTCTCCGGGCTCACGTCGTCGTACACGAACGAGCAGACCGAGCCGTCGCCCTCGTCGCTCCACGCGGAGGTCGCCTTGCCGTCGTTCGCGCGGACATGCCAGGAGACGGCGATGTTCGCCGGGATGTCGTTCGGCATCGTCCAGTACTGGCGCGACCCCGAGGAAAGAATGATGGTGGTGTAGGTACGCTGCTGCTTCACTCCGGCCGCGTCCGTCCACCAGGCTTCGAACTCGCCACTGAGCGAACTGTATTCGGAGGGCTGGTTGTCCTCCTCCGGGTCGTACAGCACTGCACTGAGCCTGGGCGGCGTCGAAACGTATGGCGTGTCGTCACCGGTCGCGCATGCCTTGCCTCCCGACTGGAGGTCTTGGACAAGCGGCTGATTCGGCGGCAGGTTGTCCACCGCGTACGCCGTACCGGCAGCCGTGGCCAACAGCGCCGCCGCACAGCTCCCCACCACCGTACGTCTGCGTCTTCCTGTCCTTGTGAACCTGGTCAAGTGGCCCTCCCCTGTGAGTGCTTGACACTCGTGGATCACACGAGCGCCTGAAGCTAACAGAGGCCACTGACAGCACGGAAAGGCTTTCCCGGCCGACCTGTTCCAGAACTTCGGTGTGGTCGAAGCAGAACAACCAACAACGCCGGGAAGGCTCGGCAGGGGCACGGAAGTGCGGTTGCTGTTCGTGTTCGACCCGGACCGCCAGGCCGTGATCCTGGTCGGCGGTGACAAGGCGGGTAACTGGGTCGGCTGGCATCGCGGCGCGGTGCCCCAGTCGGAGCAGGCGTATGCGTAGCAGCATCGCGTTGGAAGGGGAATCCGCTGCGGGAGGGGTTCCATACCCTCGGCTGAACAGGGCGGACGCGACTGCTTCTGCGGTAGGCGTACAGCTCATCGTTTTCCAGGGGTCATTGAGGGGCCACAAGGACAGGAACAGACCGACAAGCACTGCATAGTGCTGACACGGATCAGCACGTCTGACCTGCAAGAACGACGTGAATCGGCAATGATCGGCAAGGGCCGCCAAGATCCTCAAAGGACTCATAATCCGTCGGCCGTGGGTTCGAGTCCCACCCGCCCCACTGAGTAGGGCTTTGACCTGCGGAAACGTCTCATCTGGGGTGCGGATGCAGGACTTTGGGCTGCGGGGCTGAATCCGCTGCTCGTGAGTTCAACTCCATGGCCGTCAGTGTGCGTTGGGGCCGCTTTGACCTGCGCAGACGTATCGGCCTGCGGCTGGAGGATGGCGTCGTGCGTGGGCTGTGCGAGCGTCTGGACGTCGAATTCTGGACGCTGGCTGGACGCGAGGATCCGGAAGTGGTGTCGCCCGGTGACTCCTGGGTGTCGGGAGACGGCCCAGGCCACAGTGGACTGACCGCCAGGCGGCCAGGTCGGTCAGAAGCTCGGTGCCCGTCGGCACCGCGCGAGCATTACTGCCTGAGGTCGATCGTGCGGACCGGCTGCCCTGTCGTGCGGGCGATGGTTTCGAAGTCGCGGTCGTAGTGGAGCAGAGTGAGTCCCGCTTCTTCCGCGGCTGCGGCCACCAGGAGGTCCACGGGGCCCGCGCTGCGGTGTTCTCCCTTGGCGGTCAACTGTTCCTGGATGACGCGGCCGCGGCGGTAGACACCGTCGGGCATGGGGCACCAGGCGTAGTGGGCGTCAAGTGCCGACTTCAAGCGGGCGCGGTCCGTGGCCGAACGGGCCGAGTAGAGGACTTCCAGTTCGGTGAGGTCGCAGATCGCGACGAGGCCGGCGGCGATTCTGTCGTCCCATTCGGCCGTGTTCTGGCGGAGGAGGACGCGGGCGAGGGCGGAGGTGTCGATGAGGTAGTCGGCGAATGTCACTCGTGCGCTCCCGCGCCGCGGTCATCGTCCGCCGCGCCCGCGCTCGTGGGGCGGTATGCGCTTTTGTCCAGCAGTAGGTCGATGTCCAGAGCGCCCTCGGCCACAAGTTCGCGGGCCTCGTCGAGTGCTCGCAAACGCCGGTAGCGGACCGTGACTTCCCGCAGCGCGGTGTTGATGGTGTCGCGTTTGGTAGAGGTGCCGAGCTCTCTGGCAGCTGCCTCCAGTGCCTCGTCGTCGAGATCAATGACCGTCCGACTCATGGTGGCCTCCTCCACTTGAGTGTATAAGGCGAAGTGTATCAAGATACAAGATCTTTTGTATATTCCATGGTGCGGAGCCGCAACCGTTTGTGTGGAAACGGCCCGTACAGGAAACGGTACGAAGGGACACTCGGGGTGCGCGGAGACGACTGTGGACGTTCACCCCGTTCCGTACGAGGTGCTCGTCCTTTGGCGCGGGGGCGGGGCAAGCCCAGCCCGCGCGGGGCCGACGCGAGGTCCGTGCCGTCCCCAGATGTGGATGCCGGAGCTATCCCCGTGTGCATGGGACCGATGAGCGAGAGTTATGGACAGGGTTTGTTCTTGTCCGTTGTCCAATGCCCGTTGTGAGACCTCCGTCGTCGATCCCCAACCGGCATTCAGTTCAGGGTCTGACCGGCGTACAAGGCGCCGAGGGCTGCGGCGAGGGTGCCGAGCAGGAGGCGTAGGACCCGTTCGGGCAGGCGAGGTTGAAGGCGTGCGCCAAGGTAGCCGCCGATCAGTCCGCCGGTGCCGCAGGCGAGCCCGAGCCACCAGTCGGGGGCCACGTCCCCGGTGCTCACGAGCGACAGCAGTGCGTAGGCGGCGGCGCTGACGAGGGAGGTGGCGAAGGTGGCGGCGAGCGCGGCCGGGGCGACGCGGGCGACGGGCAGGCCGCGCCCGACGAGGATCGGGCCGAGGAGGGAGCCGCCGCCGATGCCGTAGATGCCGCCGACCACTCCGACTGCCAGGGCGAGGCCGGTGAGGGTACGTGGGGGCAGCTCGCCCGCGTGCGGCGGGCGGTGGCGTGCCGGGGCGAGGGTTCGCAGGCACAGCCACAGGCCGAGCGGCAGCAGCAGGGTGGCGACCAGGAGCCGGAAGACGTCCGGGCCGGGGAGGGCGAAGACACGGATGGCGGCGCCGAGTGCGACGCCGGGCAGCGTGCCCAGCACCAGGCGCCGGGTGAGGTCGCCGCGCAGGGCGCCGTCGTGGCGGTAGCGCCACAGGGCGCCGGGTCCGGCGACGACGTTGAACAACAGGTTGGTCGGCGTGACGGCTGGGTTGGGCACGCCGAAGACGCTCAGCTGGACCGGGAGGAGGAACACCGCGCCGGACACGCCGACGGGGGCCGTCACGGTCGCGATCAGCAGGCCGGCGGCCAACCCGCCCGGCACTGTCCAGTCCACCGTTGCCCCCGCCCGTCGCTCGCCCGGTCAGTATCAGCGCGTCGGGCGGCCATGTGGCCCTCCTGATACACGATGATCATGAGCAGCAGGTGCAGCCGGGTCGGCAGCCGCACGCGTCCGCGTCGTTGTGCGACGCGGCGGGCGCGGGGGTGGCTGTCGGGGTGCAGCAGCCTTTGCCCTGCCAGGCGTCGCGTCCTTCTTTGACGGCGATGACGGCGATGACCAGGGCAGCGATGGGGTCGGCCCAGGACCAGCCGAGGGTGGCGTTGAGGATCAGGCCGGCCAGGAGTACGGCCGAGAGGTAGGTGCACAGCAGGGTCTGCTTGGAGTCGGCGACCGCGGAGGCAGAGCCGAGTTCGCGTCCGGTACGCCGCTGGGCGGCGGACAGGAACGGCATCACCGCCAGGGAGAGGGCGGCGAGGACGATGCCGGGAAGGGAGCGTTCGGCCTCGCCGGTGCCGGTGCCGGTCAGGGCGCGGACGGCGTCGACGCTGACGTAGGCGGCGAGCAGGAAGAACGACACCGAGATGATCCGCAGGGTGGTCTTCTCGCGGGCTTCGCGTACGGCGTGCTCGCGGGCGGAGAACTGCCAGGCGACCGCGGCGGCGGAGGAGACCTCGATGACGGAGTCCAGGCCGAAGCCGATCAGCGCGGTGGAGGAGGCGATCGCGCCGGCGGTGAGGGCGACGGCCGCCTCGAAGACGTTGTAGGTGATTGTCGCGGTGACCAGCAGACGTATTCGGCGGGTGAGCGTCTCGCGGCGGGCCGGGGAGGGCCCGAGAGATATCGCGGTCATCAGCAGCAGCCCTTCGACTCCGCATCCGGGCAGGTCTTGTCCGCCTCCACTGCGACCACTGCGGCGCGCAGATCGTCGAGGGCGTGGCCGAGGCGTTCGTCGGCGAGTTCGTAGCGGGTGCGGCGGCCGTCGGGCGCGGTGATGACCAGGCCGCAGTCGCGCAGGCAGGCCAGGTGGTTGGAGAGCCGGGTGCGGGAGATGCCGAGCTGGTCGGCGAGGTCGGCCGGGTAGGCGGGGGCCTGGCGCAGGGCGAGCAGGATGCGGCAGCGGATGGGATCGGCGAGCGCGCGGCCGAAGCGGGCCAGCACGTCGATGTCGGAGGCAACGGTCAGCACACCATGACAGTACAGCGAATCCTGAATTCAAGAAACAGTGGACTATGGTGGCGTTCATGACGGACGACAGGCAGGACCTGGCCGACGCGCAGCAGATGCACTGGCAGGAGACGTACACCGCGCACCCCGGCATGTACGGGGAGGAGCCCTCGACTGCAGCCGTGCACGCCATCGGCGTCTTCCGTGCCGCCGGGACCCGTGACGTTGTCGAGCTCGGGGCCGGCCATGGCCGCGACGCTTTGTACTTCGCCCGCGAGGGCTTCAGCGTCCAGGCCACCGACTTCTCCACCACCGGCCTCGACCAGCTGCGGGCCGCCGCCCGACAGCAGGGGGTGGCCGATCGTGTGACCGCCGTCGTGCACGACGTCCGCGACCCGCTGCCTCTGCCGGACGCCTCGGTGGACGCGGTGTTCGCGCACATGCTGCTGTGCATGGCCCTGTCGACGAAGGAGATCCACGCTCTTGTCGGCGAGGTCGGCCGGGTGCTGCGGCCCGGCGGCGCCTTCGTCTACACCGTCCGTCACACCGGCGACGCTCACTACGGCACCGGTACCGCTCACGGTGACCACATCTACGAGCACGGCGGCTTCGCCGTGCACTTCTTCGACCGGGCCCTGGTCGACGCTCTCGCCGGCGGCTGGACCCTGAACGAGGTACACGCCTTCGAAGAGGGCGATCTGCCGCGCCGGCTGTGGCGCATCACTCAGACCCTGCCCAGCGGCGTGGGCTCCATGGTCTGGGGGTTGACCCGGTACACGTTGATGGTCAGGCCGGGGTGCTCGGCGTCTTCGCCTGTGTCGGTCACGCATTCAAGGTGCTCCGGTTACGGGCAGTTGCGCGGCGTCAATGCAGGCGTCAAACCGGCGACATAGGGGGGCGTCATTTCGGTGTCATTCCGGGCGGTGGAGGGCTACCGTGATCGCATGGCCACACCGAACAGCGCATTGCGAGCGGTCCGCATGGGCCTGCTCATGTCCCAAGACGACTTCGCCCGCGCGGTCCGTGAGGCCGGCGCCCGCGTAGGCGTCCCGAACGATGCGAACAAGCGGCTCGTACAGCGCTGGGAATCCGGCACCACAGCCGCGCCCCGACCCGTCTACGCCCGTGCCCTCGAAGATGTCACCGGCCTGCCCATCGAATCCCTCGGCTTCACCCTCCCCGTGCCCATGGCGCGAGTCTCCGACGACGGCCACGGCGGACACGACATGGAGGCGGGACCCGACGGCGTCGCCCCCGCGGTGAGCGCGCCGCAGGGCGTGCCGCAGACCTCGTCGCGCAACTACTCGGGGGTGTGGCTGTCGCGGTACGAGTACTTCAGCTCCGGTCGCGACTCTGCCTTCACGGGCCTGCACTACGTGGTGGTGCTGCAGCACGGCAATCGGCTGACGGTCCGCTCGCTGCCCGGCTCGTCGGACTCGCCGCTGACGATGGACCTGGAGGTGGACGGTCACGTTGCCACAGGCACGTGGACGGAGCAGACCGCATCCGAGGGTTACTACCGGGGCGCCCGCTACCACGGCGCGATTCAGCTCCTCGTCGAGCCGACGGGACGCCGTATGACGGGCAAGTGGGTTGGTTTCGGTAAGGAGTTCGACGTCAACACTGGCCCGTGGGAGCTCGTCTTCCAGGACGCCTCGACGAACAAGGCAACGCTCGCCGCCTACGACCGACGCCCCGAGGTCTGACCCCGGGCATGACGAAACGCCCCCTGTACGGCCGTAATGACCGTGCAGGGGGCGTCGTCATACGTACTGTCGGCGGGTGGGGTCGAGAGCCAGGGCGAGGGGGTTGTTGCCGTTGCCAGGCTCGTCGGGCTGCGGCGCCCCGTCCTTCCGGCACACCAGAGCGTCGGGGTCATACGTTGGGGCCTGCAGCGAGTCGCCGTCCGGGCACGATGGCCCCGCCGGACCCTGCTCCCCGGTATCACCCTTCTCGCCCTGGGCTCCAGCAGGACCAGAAGGCCCGGCTGGCCCGACGGGACCAGGCGGTCCCGACACCGTCGAGTCGGCGCCGTCCTTCCCCGCAGGCCCTCTCGCGCCCGGGCTTGGCGTGATCGTGGGAGCGTCCTTGCCCGCAGGTCCCCGCGGTCCCGGGATCGGTACCGGTACCTCCGCGCGCGCGGGCAGATCGTCCACGGCCTTCGTCGGATCCGGCGCCACCGGCGTCGCGCCCGCCGCCTGCACCTGCGCCCGCAGCGCCCGCACGTCACCGGCCAGCGTGCTGACCGCGTCGCCGCGCTTGTCGGCCTCCGCCGCGGCCGCCGCGTAACGCTGGTCCGACGCCTCGATGCGATGCCATGTGGCCCACGCGATCCCGAACAGAGCGTCGACGTCGAGCGGGTCTCCGTCGGCTCACCCCGTGGCAGGAAGCGGCCCATGGGAGCGCCCCGGCATCCAGCGCACTTCCCTCGCGTGGTCTGTTTGTGATCGATGGTTGCGCCCAATGTTGGTGATGTATCTTGGGTACATACATCGTGGATGCTGGAGGTGTCCGATGTCCGTCACGCAGATTGATCTCGACGACGAGGCGCTGGCCGAGGCCATGCGACTCATGGGCGTAACGACGAAGAAGGAGACCGTCAACGCGGCCCTTCGGGACTACGTGGCGCGGATCAAGCGGCTTGAGGCTGCGGAGAAGCTGGCCGCGCGGGGTGCGCGTGGAGAGTTCGAGCAGGCCGCGGCGGCGCATGAAGCGGAGAAGCGCGCGCGACGCGAGGCCTTCGAGTGATCACGTATCTGGTGGACACCTCGGCTCTGTGGCACCTGTTTCGCACCCCAGGCGCATTGCGGCCGTGGGAGGGACACATTGCCGCCGGTGTGTTCCACCTCTGTGAGCCGACACGTGCCGAATTTCTCTACTCGGCAATCAGCCCGTCCCATCGGGATGAGCTCGCAGAGGAACTGGACGCGCTCTGCTTGCTCTCTCCGGTTCCGAAGAACGCCTGGCGTTGGGTCGACACCGCCCAGTACAAGCTGACCCAGCAGGGCCAGCATCGGGCGGCTGGGGTGATCGATCTGTTGGTGTGTGCGACAGCTGTACACCATGGGCACACCGTTCTCCATGTGGACAACGACTTCGTGACGGTGG is a window encoding:
- a CDS encoding sulfite exporter TauE/SafE family protein, coding for MDWTVPGGLAAGLLIATVTAPVGVSGAVFLLPVQLSVFGVPNPAVTPTNLLFNVVAGPGALWRYRHDGALRGDLTRRLVLGTLPGVALGAAIRVFALPGPDVFRLLVATLLLPLGLWLCLRTLAPARHRPPHAGELPPRTLTGLALAVGVVGGIYGIGGGSLLGPILVGRGLPVARVAPAALAATFATSLVSAAAYALLSLVSTGDVAPDWWLGLACGTGGLIGGYLGARLQPRLPERVLRLLLGTLAAALGALYAGQTLN
- a CDS encoding helix-turn-helix transcriptional regulator, with the translated sequence MATPNSALRAVRMGLLMSQDDFARAVREAGARVGVPNDANKRLVQRWESGTTAAPRPVYARALEDVTGLPIESLGFTLPVPMARVSDDGHGGHDMEAGPDGVAPAVSAPQGVPQTSSRNYSGVWLSRYEYFSSGRDSAFTGLHYVVVLQHGNRLTVRSLPGSSDSPLTMDLEVDGHVATGTWTEQTASEGYYRGARYHGAIQLLVEPTGRRMTGKWVGFGKEFDVNTGPWELVFQDASTNKATLAAYDRRPEV
- a CDS encoding type II toxin-antitoxin system VapB family antitoxin, translated to MSVTQIDLDDEALAEAMRLMGVTTKKETVNAALRDYVARIKRLEAAEKLAARGARGEFEQAAAAHEAEKRARREAFE
- a CDS encoding LamG domain-containing protein; the encoded protein is MVGSCAAALLATAAGTAYAVDNLPPNQPLVQDLQSGGKACATGDDTPYVSTPPRLSAVLYDPEEDNQPSEYSSLSGEFEAWWTDAAGVKQQRTYTTIILSSGSRQYWTMPNDIPANIAVSWHVRANDGKATSAWSDEGDGSVCSFVYDDVSPEKPTIASPEYPNPEDVFWVDGVGVYGHFTMHSPSDDVVSYTYGFLGGPYGTVSAERPGAAVTIPYLPLSAGSKSLTVRAIDRSGRSSGESDYDFNVKAGRAPVARWKLDDDPDSTSAAAETGTAARAGTGVTFGGPAPTGTTATTTVGLDGSGQGFLTPDAPATDIRKTFAVSAWVRPAETDRNMTVVSQDADGTPGFDLGLRRQDSGAAWSFAIGGAQVSGGAPETGEWAHLLGLYDAETGKARLYVNGHEAGTAANATSAEAAGAFQIGRALRAAGYEDQWHGDIGDVQVHDRVVVPDEVAELAYRKPKLLGHWSLENATDGVSPEQSDGSPLRLGAGASIYRGSDSSCIPDIDPDCTYVPPPLVGDGHLVLDGESGYAAADGPVVDTGDSFTLGVVVRLADSEPAHPMAVLSQAGQHTDAFKVRYEPSTHTWQLVMPEKDEAGAPEKVVSQIVGADGGEGQGHRLAVVYDDATDTIRLYLDGYTNAQATASLPNGWHSTGALQIGRARSDDGWGEYLHGDVDEVQAYWGALTDRDVSRLG
- a CDS encoding helix-turn-helix domain-containing protein, encoding MTDHLKDPQAVSWGDLAEDFAFTDAEKDQIQKGAQAMVLASRVHRLAELRKRQHTTQVQVAEAMGVTQARVSRIEKGQLERSEVDTLAAYVKALGGKLKIVADFGDETYVLG
- a CDS encoding cation transporter → MTAISLGPSPARRETLTRRIRLLVTATITYNVFEAAVALTAGAIASSTALIGFGLDSVIEVSSAAAVAWQFSAREHAVREAREKTTLRIISVSFFLLAAYVSVDAVRALTGTGTGEAERSLPGIVLAALSLAVMPFLSAAQRRTGRELGSASAVADSKQTLLCTYLSAVLLAGLILNATLGWSWADPIAALVIAVIAVKEGRDAWQGKGCCTPTATPAPAASHNDADACGCRPGCTCCS
- a CDS encoding type II toxin-antitoxin system VapB family antitoxin; protein product: MSRTVIDLDDEALEAAARELGTSTKRDTINTALREVTVRYRRLRALDEARELVAEGALDIDLLLDKSAYRPTSAGAADDDRGAGAHE
- a CDS encoding ArsR/SmtB family transcription factor gives rise to the protein MLTVASDIDVLARFGRALADPIRCRILLALRQAPAYPADLADQLGISRTRLSNHLACLRDCGLVITAPDGRRTRYELADERLGHALDDLRAAVVAVEADKTCPDAESKGCC
- a CDS encoding type II toxin-antitoxin system RelE/ParE family toxin; the encoded protein is MAWKIVVVEPALSWLHGLRRTDRDTLIQVSQAVAALQEEGPALGRPLVDTIKGSVLSNLKELRPGSAGATEVRLLFVFDPDCQAVILVGGDKAGNWSGWYRVAVPQAEQAYAEHLKRIDGEDGAR
- a CDS encoding class I SAM-dependent methyltransferase, with the translated sequence MTDDRQDLADAQQMHWQETYTAHPGMYGEEPSTAAVHAIGVFRAAGTRDVVELGAGHGRDALYFAREGFSVQATDFSTTGLDQLRAAARQQGVADRVTAVVHDVRDPLPLPDASVDAVFAHMLLCMALSTKEIHALVGEVGRVLRPGGAFVYTVRHTGDAHYGTGTAHGDHIYEHGGFAVHFFDRALVDALAGGWTLNEVHAFEEGDLPRRLWRITQTLPSGVGSMVWGLTRYTLMVRPGCSASSPVSVTHSRCSGYGQLRGVNAGVKPAT
- a CDS encoding PIN domain nuclease; translated protein: MTFADYLIDTSALARVLLRQNTAEWDDRIAAGLVAICDLTELEVLYSARSATDRARLKSALDAHYAWCPMPDGVYRRGRVIQEQLTAKGEHRSAGPVDLLVAAAAEEAGLTLLHYDRDFETIARTTGQPVRTIDLRQ
- a CDS encoding PIN domain nuclease; the protein is MITYLVDTSALWHLFRTPGALRPWEGHIAAGVFHLCEPTRAEFLYSAISPSHRDELAEELDALCLLSPVPKNAWRWVDTAQYKLTQQGQHRAAGVIDLLVCATAVHHGHTVLHVDNDFVTVAGVLKEVQQRDARA